Proteins encoded within one genomic window of Humulus lupulus chromosome 1, drHumLupu1.1, whole genome shotgun sequence:
- the LOC133805491 gene encoding large ribosomal subunit protein uL29c, with product MLSSISIVSPSTVTFCPKLLSPIPKSSFFNTLRIQPICVSPISTKASSSSVVMMAKRDEELKEIRAKSTEQINDEIIDLKGDLLMLRLQKSARNEFKASEFRRMRKKIARMLTVRRERELEEGINKRLSRKLDRQWKKSIVVRPAPSLKKFREEEAAQKAAESS from the exons ATGTTGAGCTCCATATCCATAGTCTCACCTTCAACTGTCACATTCTGTCCGAAGCTTCTCTCTCCAATCCCTAAGTCCTCCTTCTTCAATACTCTCCGAATTCAGCCCATCTGCGTTTCCCCCATTTCTACAAAGGCTTCTTCTTCGTCTGTGGTCATGATGGCCAAGAGAGATGAGGAACTCAAAGAAAtcagagccaaatccaccgaacAAATTAATGACGAGATTATTGACCTCAAGGGTGATCTTCTCATGCTTCGTCTCCAGAAATCTGCTCGGAATGAGTTCAAGGCCAGCGAGTTCCGTCGCATGCGCAAAAAG ATTGCTCGCATGCTTACTGTCCGAAGGGAAAGAGAACTGGAGGAGGGAATAAATAAGAGATTGTCCCGAAAGCTAGACCGGCAATGGAAGAAAAGCATTGTTGTAAGACCAGCTCCATCGTTGAAGAAGTTTAGAGAGGAAGAAGCAGCTCAAAAAGCTGCGGAATCTTCTTAG